The following proteins are co-located in the Candidatus Binataceae bacterium genome:
- a CDS encoding oligosaccharide flippase family protein, which produces MRRQVFNNLFFSYANYATTIVAPLVLVPLFVRLLGHTLYGEWLVILSLTSYFSMANLGLSRTLANEYAMANARADLNEIDTLTSTSFFGYGAVTALLLGIFLIKLPAISTHFLAYADRATIVALVIVAVCSAVALPFDVYAMLLRGVKRVDQEQAIGAFSTVGRVAAMTAALAAGLRILAVAVIQGGIRVIGAIASCVYAIRISPEARPRIRKFSLSMMRRLIVPSAGFFAIQIAQTINVGLDNLVIAAFRPAAEVTQYAVAMKLVFINSGIFSVILDTLAPYVTADFTLQRSDRLQTGYILFLKFAFLFGVTTTMGLWFLGPGLMQFWAGPGIFPGKATFALQTSLLLMGIIANPAYIVLTSTMRHYGLTVVAAVECTLNLTLSIWLVQRWGIAGVIAGSVFAHVLTNAWYMQYGALQVLRIEFSRVVYEIGPIALLSLIVLGIAFAFAELGTTPLSGIRALISTIIAVPAFAIGWALVSFDSDERKEAWSVVIRFIHNRGQARADFAG; this is translated from the coding sequence ATGCGCAGGCAGGTCTTCAATAATCTGTTTTTCAGCTACGCGAACTATGCCACCACCATAGTCGCGCCGCTGGTGCTGGTGCCGCTGTTCGTTCGCCTGCTCGGACACACTCTGTATGGAGAGTGGCTGGTTATTCTCAGTCTCACTTCATACTTCTCAATGGCTAATCTGGGTTTGTCGCGGACGCTGGCTAATGAGTATGCGATGGCCAACGCGCGAGCCGATCTGAATGAAATCGATACACTGACATCGACCAGCTTCTTCGGCTATGGCGCGGTGACGGCGCTGTTGCTCGGGATTTTCCTGATCAAACTGCCGGCAATTTCAACTCATTTCCTTGCTTATGCGGACCGCGCGACGATCGTTGCGCTGGTGATCGTTGCCGTCTGCAGCGCGGTTGCACTGCCTTTCGACGTATACGCGATGCTGCTGCGCGGCGTGAAAAGGGTTGACCAGGAGCAGGCGATCGGCGCGTTTTCGACCGTGGGGCGCGTGGCGGCGATGACGGCCGCACTGGCGGCCGGCTTGCGGATTCTGGCCGTCGCCGTAATCCAGGGCGGTATCCGCGTGATTGGTGCGATTGCCTCGTGCGTTTACGCCATTCGAATCAGTCCTGAAGCACGGCCGCGGATTAGGAAATTTTCCTTAAGCATGATGCGGCGGCTGATCGTTCCGAGCGCGGGGTTCTTTGCGATTCAGATCGCACAGACTATTAATGTCGGGCTCGACAACCTGGTTATCGCCGCATTCCGTCCCGCGGCCGAAGTCACGCAGTACGCGGTCGCGATGAAGCTCGTATTCATCAATTCGGGAATTTTTTCGGTAATTCTCGACACGTTGGCGCCCTATGTGACGGCGGACTTCACGTTACAACGTAGCGACAGGTTGCAAACCGGATACATACTTTTTCTCAAGTTCGCATTTTTGTTTGGCGTTACCACCACGATGGGCTTATGGTTCCTCGGCCCGGGCCTGATGCAGTTCTGGGCCGGGCCGGGTATTTTCCCCGGCAAGGCGACTTTCGCACTACAGACCTCGTTGCTCTTGATGGGGATTATCGCGAATCCCGCCTATATCGTTCTAACCTCGACGATGCGGCACTATGGATTGACGGTTGTCGCAGCGGTGGAATGCACCTTGAATCTCACACTATCGATCTGGCTGGTCCAGCGATGGGGAATCGCCGGCGTGATCGCAGGTAGCGTGTTTGCTCACGTGCTTACAAATGCGTGGTATATGCAGTATGGAGCGCTGCAGGTCCTGCGGATCGAATTTTCGCGAGTGGTATATGAAATCGGACCGATCGCGCTGTTGTCCCTGATTGTACTCGGCATCGCGTTTGCCTTTGCAGAGCTTGGTACAACGCCGCTCTCCGGGATCCGCGCACTCATCTCGACGATTATAGCCGTTCCAGCTTTTGCTATCGGCTGGGCGCTGGTCTCGTTTGATTCGGATGAGCGTAAGGAAGCCTGGTCGGTCGTTATCCGCTTTATTCACAATCGCGGCCAGGCGCGAGCTGATTTCGCCGGTTGA
- a CDS encoding glycosyltransferase N-terminal domain-containing protein translates to MYALLSPLLFKCAHLIERIRGASSEELHSRLGYVPSAGAPVIWFHGASAGEMAAAVALSNLLRERGHHFEPVFTATNRAGLDYIRRVTPEARVASLVPWDVSDCLVRALDRWQPRALAIVETELWPRMVFEAQERGIPVFSVSARIYSGDLPRYRAIRPFIGPTLSRFTRILAQDNVERDRFIALGAPADRCVSAGNLKYMGSSRVFDDPEALRRDIGIGPHDRVVVCGSIHGDEVNNVLESIAAVIPEDVRLIVAPRHLAAVGIIERWASRRAWKYVRRSAREIEKGWRVMIVDTMGELSRFYALASCAIVGGGFERHGGHNPFEPVRAGVPALFGANFHHFDAEARALVSATPEAQSADLSALAATLRRWLDDDTQRRSAHERQLAVLPDPASIAACYSHTLEPFLTAAGV, encoded by the coding sequence ATGTACGCACTGCTGTCGCCGTTGCTCTTTAAGTGCGCACATCTTATTGAACGTATTCGTGGAGCTTCATCCGAAGAATTACATTCACGCCTCGGCTATGTGCCCTCGGCCGGTGCACCAGTGATCTGGTTCCACGGCGCATCGGCCGGAGAGATGGCGGCCGCTGTCGCTTTGTCAAACCTACTGCGTGAGCGTGGTCATCACTTCGAGCCGGTCTTCACGGCGACCAACCGAGCCGGCCTCGATTATATTCGCCGCGTCACTCCCGAGGCTCGGGTGGCAAGTCTTGTGCCTTGGGATGTCAGCGATTGCCTCGTGCGGGCGTTAGATCGATGGCAGCCGCGTGCCCTCGCGATCGTCGAGACGGAGCTATGGCCGCGGATGGTGTTCGAAGCGCAAGAGCGCGGTATCCCGGTATTCAGCGTCAGCGCGCGCATCTACTCGGGCGATCTGCCGCGCTACAGGGCGATCAGACCATTCATTGGGCCGACGCTCAGCCGCTTCACGAGGATCCTCGCGCAGGACAACGTCGAGCGCGATCGATTCATCGCGCTCGGCGCTCCTGCGGATCGATGCGTTAGCGCGGGCAATCTCAAGTACATGGGATCGTCACGGGTCTTCGATGACCCCGAGGCGTTGCGGCGCGATATCGGAATTGGTCCGCACGATCGAGTCGTCGTCTGCGGCAGTATCCATGGCGATGAAGTAAACAACGTGCTCGAATCTATCGCGGCGGTGATTCCCGAGGATGTGCGCCTGATTGTGGCTCCTCGGCATCTGGCCGCAGTTGGGATTATTGAGCGATGGGCGAGCCGGCGCGCATGGAAATACGTCCGGCGTTCGGCGCGCGAGATTGAAAAGGGGTGGCGCGTGATGATCGTCGATACGATGGGTGAACTCAGCCGCTTCTATGCGCTGGCGTCCTGCGCGATCGTCGGCGGCGGGTTCGAACGCCACGGTGGTCACAATCCGTTCGAGCCCGTGCGCGCCGGAGTTCCGGCTCTGTTTGGTGCAAACTTTCATCACTTCGATGCTGAAGCGCGTGCGCTCGTATCGGCGACGCCTGAAGCGCAGAGCGCGGATCTGAGCGCTCTCGCTGCTACGTTACGCCGCTGGCTCGACGACGATACGCAGCGCCGCAGCGCTCACGAGCGTCAGTTGGCAGTGCTGCCTGATCCGGCTTCGATCGCCGCGTGCTACTCCCACACGCTTGAGCCTTTTCTGACGGCGGCCGGCGTATGA
- a CDS encoding SDR family NAD(P)-dependent oxidoreductase: MPADFQRGGCGLKLSGKRVLVTGAGGFIGSHLVEMLVAEGARVRALVNYNSFNFRGWLERSPAAAQAEIVSGDIRDSRLCAQFTVDQEIIFHLAALIAIPYSYQAPESYVDTNIKGTLNICEAARAARVRRLVHLSSSEVYGTASYVPIDEQHPIQPQSPYAASKVGADAIVRSFHASYGLPAVIARPFNTYGPRQSARAIVPTIISQLASKNHEVRLGEIHSSRDFTFVSDTCRALIDLASLDVEGQVFNIGSNSEITIEALFTTIAEIMGVEARIVTDRERIRPAASEVMRLKCDSRKIASACAFEPQVLLAEGLRATIEWFRQADNLSFYKSASYNV, encoded by the coding sequence ATGCCAGCGGATTTCCAACGTGGAGGATGCGGCCTGAAGCTCAGCGGCAAACGCGTGCTGGTCACCGGCGCGGGCGGGTTCATCGGATCGCACCTGGTCGAGATGCTGGTGGCCGAGGGCGCCCGGGTGCGCGCGCTCGTCAACTACAACTCGTTCAACTTCCGCGGCTGGCTCGAACGCAGTCCGGCCGCCGCGCAGGCCGAGATCGTAAGCGGCGACATTCGCGATTCGCGGCTATGCGCGCAATTCACCGTGGACCAGGAAATAATCTTTCATCTCGCGGCGCTGATCGCGATTCCATATTCGTACCAGGCGCCCGAGAGCTACGTGGATACCAATATCAAGGGCACCCTCAACATCTGCGAAGCTGCGCGCGCCGCGCGAGTTCGACGCCTCGTTCATCTATCCAGCAGCGAGGTGTATGGAACCGCGAGTTATGTGCCGATCGATGAGCAACATCCGATCCAGCCGCAGTCGCCTTACGCCGCTTCCAAGGTCGGCGCCGACGCGATCGTGCGCAGCTTCCACGCCTCGTATGGATTGCCGGCCGTGATCGCGCGTCCGTTCAACACCTATGGCCCAAGGCAGAGCGCACGTGCGATCGTGCCGACGATCATTTCGCAGCTCGCATCGAAGAATCACGAAGTAAGGCTCGGCGAGATTCATTCGTCGCGCGATTTCACATTCGTATCGGATACGTGCCGCGCATTGATCGATCTTGCGAGCCTGGACGTCGAAGGCCAAGTATTTAACATCGGCTCCAATAGCGAAATAACTATTGAGGCGTTGTTCACGACGATCGCCGAGATCATGGGCGTTGAGGCCCGGATCGTAACCGATCGCGAGCGGATCCGGCCGGCGGCGAGCGAAGTGATGCGCCTTAAATGCGACAGTCGCAAGATCGCGTCGGCATGCGCGTTCGAGCCGCAAGTGCTTCTGGCCGAAGGCCTTCGCGCGACTATCGAATGGTTCCGGCAGGCCGACAATTTAAGCTTCTACAAGAGCGCCAGTTATAATGTCTAG
- a CDS encoding phosphatase PAP2 family protein, translating to MASDAITEGIRSAQGRGKTPAKYVYVVVISLWLAAIAAAFTMDYPIASWVYKTGLYSAVRWSRAAQMVKAAGTYYLSIGAGLILLFWRGYGLRSAVLVWLSGAISGLYYAVAKWVVGRSRPIYDNGFFNTRPFGFDLFHGGLRGLVFSHANLSFPSGHACVAFASASALAMLIPRWRVALYAVAIAVGVQRILEGSHYPSDTIAGAGLGVLAALTAESLIARFESCPQSLKLKPKSR from the coding sequence ATGGCCAGCGACGCGATCACGGAGGGAATTCGCTCAGCGCAAGGGCGCGGAAAGACGCCGGCCAAGTATGTGTACGTGGTCGTGATCTCTCTGTGGTTAGCCGCAATCGCGGCCGCGTTCACGATGGATTATCCGATCGCCTCGTGGGTTTACAAAACCGGATTGTATAGTGCGGTTCGATGGTCGCGTGCAGCGCAAATGGTCAAAGCGGCTGGCACATATTATTTGAGTATTGGAGCCGGACTGATTCTATTATTCTGGCGCGGATATGGACTTAGATCCGCGGTGCTTGTTTGGCTGTCGGGAGCGATATCAGGCCTGTACTACGCGGTGGCGAAGTGGGTAGTCGGCAGAAGCCGGCCGATCTACGACAATGGTTTCTTCAACACCCGTCCGTTCGGGTTCGACCTCTTCCATGGCGGCTTGCGCGGGCTGGTGTTTTCGCATGCGAATCTTTCGTTCCCCTCGGGACATGCTTGCGTGGCCTTCGCGTCTGCATCTGCGCTCGCGATGCTGATTCCTCGCTGGCGCGTCGCATTATATGCGGTCGCAATCGCGGTCGGTGTTCAGCGCATCCTCGAGGGATCGCACTATCCAAGCGACACGATTGCAGGCGCGGGCTTGGGTGTACTAGCCGCACTCACGGCCGAGTCGCTCATTGCAAGATTCGAATCGTGCCCTCAGTCGCTCAAGTTGAAGCCGAAGTCGCGATAG
- a CDS encoding glycogen/starch/alpha-glucan phosphorylase, whose product MPEDNITVESIKQRILDNLQLALARQPRYATRRDWYTAVALTVRGLIVAHWYRGTNIRSDDHDRVVAYLSAEFLVGPHLQNNLVELGIHRVVEQAVTELGQDLNDLVWQEQEPGLGNGGLGRLAACYMESMATLQMPAIGYGIRYEFGIFRQLIRDGWQVEMSDEWLRLGNPWEIARPENVHQVQFGGRVETYTDESGRERTKWIPERIVRGVAYDTPTLGFHVPWVNLLRLWKAEAHEEFNFQAFNVGNYYGAVEDMVQSENITKVLYPNDEQVGGKILRLEQQYFFVSCSLQDMLRLHRLRHRAISEFHKYWAVQLNDTHPSIGVAELMRLLLDEHQFGWNEAWEITRHTFAYTNHTLLPEALEKWPLPIFAKLLPRHLQIIYEINRRFLDQVRERFPDDASRLTRLSIIDESGDKFVRMAHLAAVGSHKINGVAELHSELLKQDVLRDFADLWPEKFTNVTNGVTPRRWIAVSNDALADLITDKIGDGWLSNLEHQLRRFEAFADDPEVQDAARLIKYANKRRLAEMIERTSGVNVNPESMFDVQVKRIHEYKRQHLNVLHIIALYKRIKQNPGIEMTPRTFVFGGKAAPGYAMAKLIIKLINSVAEVVNHDPEVRGRLKVAFIPDFNVKIGEHIYPAADLSEQISTAGKEASGTGNMKFALNGALTIGTLDGANIEIRNEVGEDNFFLFGLTAQQVKAIVAAGYHPRDYYEKSPELHEILGMIESGVFSKGDRQIFKPLLDSLLNSDPFLVLADFDDYAKCQAAVSEAFRDERKWLQMSILNIARSGKFSSDRAIREYRDKIWRR is encoded by the coding sequence ATGCCCGAAGACAACATCACAGTCGAATCGATCAAACAGCGTATACTCGACAACCTCCAGCTCGCGCTCGCGCGTCAGCCGCGCTATGCGACGCGGCGCGATTGGTACACCGCGGTTGCACTAACCGTGCGCGGGCTGATTGTGGCGCATTGGTATCGCGGCACCAACATCCGCTCCGACGATCACGATCGCGTTGTAGCCTATCTCTCAGCCGAGTTCCTCGTCGGACCGCATTTGCAGAACAACCTCGTCGAGCTCGGCATCCATCGCGTCGTCGAGCAGGCCGTAACCGAGCTTGGGCAGGATCTCAACGACCTCGTCTGGCAGGAGCAGGAGCCAGGCCTCGGCAACGGCGGCCTCGGGCGCCTCGCCGCGTGTTACATGGAATCGATGGCGACGCTGCAGATGCCGGCGATCGGCTACGGCATCCGCTATGAATTCGGGATCTTCCGCCAGCTTATCCGCGACGGATGGCAGGTCGAGATGAGCGACGAGTGGCTCAGACTCGGCAATCCGTGGGAGATCGCGCGGCCGGAGAACGTGCACCAGGTGCAGTTCGGCGGCCGCGTCGAGACTTACACCGACGAGTCGGGGCGCGAGCGCACGAAATGGATTCCAGAGCGAATCGTGCGCGGCGTCGCCTACGACACACCGACCCTGGGCTTCCACGTGCCGTGGGTGAATCTGCTGCGGCTGTGGAAGGCGGAAGCGCACGAGGAGTTCAATTTCCAGGCTTTCAATGTGGGCAACTATTACGGCGCCGTCGAGGACATGGTGCAGTCCGAGAACATCACCAAGGTCCTCTATCCCAATGACGAGCAGGTCGGCGGCAAGATCCTGCGCCTCGAGCAGCAGTACTTCTTCGTCTCGTGCTCACTGCAGGACATGCTGCGGCTGCATCGCCTGCGTCACCGCGCGATCTCGGAGTTTCACAAGTACTGGGCCGTGCAGCTCAACGATACGCATCCGTCGATCGGCGTCGCCGAACTGATGCGGCTTTTGCTCGACGAGCATCAGTTCGGATGGAACGAGGCGTGGGAAATCACCCGCCACACCTTCGCGTACACCAATCACACGCTCCTGCCCGAGGCGCTCGAGAAGTGGCCGCTGCCGATTTTCGCCAAGCTGCTCCCGCGCCATCTTCAGATCATCTACGAGATAAACCGCCGCTTCCTCGACCAGGTGCGCGAGCGCTTTCCCGACGACGCCTCGCGGCTGACGCGGCTTTCGATCATCGACGAGAGCGGCGACAAGTTCGTGCGGATGGCGCATCTGGCCGCCGTCGGCAGCCACAAGATCAACGGCGTCGCGGAGCTGCATTCGGAGCTGCTGAAGCAGGACGTGCTGCGCGACTTCGCCGACCTGTGGCCCGAGAAATTCACCAACGTCACCAACGGCGTGACGCCGCGGCGATGGATCGCGGTGAGCAACGACGCGCTGGCCGATCTGATCACGGACAAGATCGGCGACGGATGGTTGTCGAACCTCGAGCACCAGCTCAGGCGCTTCGAGGCGTTCGCCGACGATCCCGAAGTCCAGGACGCGGCGCGGCTCATCAAGTATGCGAACAAGCGCCGGCTTGCGGAAATGATCGAGCGCACGAGCGGCGTCAATGTAAACCCCGAGTCAATGTTCGACGTGCAGGTCAAGCGCATCCACGAATACAAGCGCCAGCATCTGAACGTCCTGCACATCATCGCGCTCTACAAGCGGATCAAGCAGAACCCCGGTATCGAGATGACGCCGCGCACCTTCGTGTTCGGCGGCAAGGCCGCGCCGGGCTACGCGATGGCGAAATTGATCATCAAGTTGATCAATTCGGTGGCCGAGGTCGTTAATCACGATCCCGAGGTGCGCGGGCGGCTCAAGGTCGCGTTCATCCCGGATTTCAACGTCAAGATTGGCGAGCATATCTATCCCGCCGCCGACCTGTCGGAGCAGATCTCGACCGCGGGCAAGGAAGCGTCGGGCACCGGCAACATGAAGTTCGCGCTCAACGGCGCGCTCACGATCGGCACGCTCGACGGCGCCAATATCGAGATCCGCAATGAAGTCGGCGAGGACAACTTTTTCCTCTTCGGCCTCACCGCGCAGCAGGTCAAAGCGATCGTCGCCGCCGGTTACCATCCGCGCGACTATTACGAGAAGAGCCCCGAGCTGCACGAGATTCTCGGCATGATCGAGTCGGGCGTGTTCTCGAAGGGCGACCGGCAGATCTTCAAGCCGCTGCTCGACTCGCTGCTCAACTCGGATCCATTCCTGGTGCTGGCCGACTTCGACGACTACGCGAAATGCCAGGCCGCAGTGTCGGAAGCATTCAGAGACGAGCGCAAATGGCTCCAGATGTCGATCCTCAACATCGCGCGCTCTGGCAAGTTCTCATCCGATCGCGCCATCCGAGAGTATCGCGACAAAATCTGGCGGCGTTAA
- the lpxB gene encoding lipid-A-disaccharide synthase has protein sequence MSKNGGPPTICLIAADVSADQNAARLTAALRRRSPGVKLIGAGGPLMHGAGMDAMCDSSDVSMVGPPDSVRTLRSVVRVWRRLTAMIREQSPDVAVLIDNETLNVLIARWLRKSGIPTVFFFPPQVWFWGRWRLRWMAPYITRVLCAFREEANLYRAAGVDTVWTGHPLRDVVRVRDDSAAAVRAIGLDPGRRLVVLMPGSRPQELDAHCDLMFAAAKILRARDPNLQFAVPIASDALRERLELEARRSGLSDLAIYAPDSFGVMSHAQAILQCAGTATLEAALLGIPSVIVYQCDHLRYAAARRIMYVKYIGMVNILLGEMVQPEFFHWRIAPEQLAAEMWSLMTDDLRRNRIRARLAELADIMGPPGAMDNAAAAVLDLVSNGAGVAESEGIVEDGKADRRMAAAD, from the coding sequence ATGAGCAAAAACGGCGGACCACCGACAATCTGTCTAATTGCTGCGGACGTCTCGGCCGATCAGAATGCTGCGCGGCTCACTGCTGCGCTTCGGCGCCGATCGCCCGGCGTGAAGCTGATCGGCGCCGGTGGTCCGCTGATGCATGGCGCCGGGATGGACGCCATGTGCGACAGCAGCGACGTCTCGATGGTGGGGCCGCCGGATTCGGTGCGCACGCTCCGCTCGGTCGTGCGCGTGTGGCGCCGGCTCACCGCGATGATCCGCGAGCAATCGCCCGACGTCGCGGTACTCATCGACAACGAAACGCTCAACGTCCTTATCGCGCGATGGCTGCGCAAGAGCGGTATCCCGACAGTCTTCTTCTTTCCGCCACAAGTCTGGTTCTGGGGGCGATGGCGGCTCAGGTGGATGGCGCCTTATATCACGCGCGTGCTGTGCGCGTTTCGCGAGGAGGCCAACCTTTATCGGGCGGCGGGAGTCGATACGGTCTGGACCGGGCATCCGTTGCGCGATGTGGTCCGCGTTCGTGACGACTCGGCCGCCGCGGTGCGCGCGATCGGTCTTGATCCAGGCCGCCGTCTCGTTGTGCTGATGCCGGGCAGCAGGCCGCAGGAGCTCGACGCGCACTGCGATCTGATGTTTGCCGCGGCGAAGATCCTGCGGGCGCGTGATCCCAATCTGCAGTTCGCGGTGCCGATTGCCTCGGACGCGCTGCGCGAGCGTCTGGAGCTCGAGGCGCGGCGCAGCGGCCTCAGCGATCTCGCGATCTACGCGCCCGATTCGTTCGGCGTGATGAGCCATGCGCAGGCGATTCTGCAATGCGCCGGCACCGCGACGCTCGAAGCTGCGCTGCTCGGCATCCCCTCGGTGATCGTCTACCAGTGTGATCATCTTCGCTATGCCGCCGCGCGTCGAATCATGTACGTGAAGTACATCGGGATGGTGAACATCCTGCTCGGCGAGATGGTGCAGCCGGAGTTTTTCCATTGGCGAATCGCACCGGAACAGCTTGCGGCGGAGATGTGGTCGCTCATGACCGACGATCTGCGGCGCAATCGAATTCGTGCGCGGCTGGCCGAGCTCGCAGATATCATGGGACCGCCGGGGGCGATGGACAACGCTGCCGCGGCGGTGCTCGACCTGGTCTCGAACGGGGCAGGCGTCGCCGAGAGCGAGGGCATTGTTGAAGATGGCAAGGCCGACCGGCGGATGGCGGCAGCGGACTAG
- a CDS encoding NAD-dependent epimerase/dehydratase family protein gives MIIRRRSRNSSAARIGSLGKPRSILVTGASGFIGRHLVRELDSRGHDVRAHSSADGDIAGCALDYEGVDHVFHLAGLSFVPDSWNRARDYYRVNLLGTINVLEFCRRSGASLTMISTYVYGQPEHLPIDEEHPVRAFNPYSHTKILAEEATRYYAQQFGIRAAIIRSFNSYGFGQSPQFLIPKLLAQALDRSRHEIIVADTRPRRDYLYISDLVEMLILSMERRASGTYNAGSGRSASIAEILSVLWSLGLEPKPLRSENKPRTEEVLDVIADIGKAKRELGWMPCVGLRDGLAAMLECMRGKS, from the coding sequence ATGATTATTCGCAGGCGATCGAGGAATTCGAGCGCGGCAAGGATCGGTTCCTTGGGTAAGCCCCGGTCCATATTAGTCACTGGCGCTTCCGGGTTCATCGGCAGACACCTGGTGCGAGAGTTGGATAGCCGCGGCCATGATGTTCGTGCGCATAGCAGCGCCGACGGTGACATCGCTGGCTGCGCGCTCGACTACGAAGGGGTCGATCACGTTTTTCACCTCGCGGGTCTGTCATTCGTTCCGGATAGCTGGAATCGAGCCCGCGACTATTATCGCGTCAACCTGCTGGGAACGATTAACGTTCTCGAGTTCTGCCGCCGCAGCGGCGCGTCGTTGACTATGATCAGTACTTACGTTTACGGCCAGCCTGAGCACCTGCCGATCGATGAAGAACATCCGGTGCGCGCCTTCAATCCGTATAGCCACACGAAAATATTGGCCGAGGAGGCGACGCGCTATTACGCGCAGCAGTTCGGTATCCGTGCGGCGATCATCCGTTCGTTCAATAGCTATGGCTTCGGTCAGTCGCCACAGTTCCTGATTCCCAAACTTCTCGCGCAGGCCCTGGATCGATCGCGCCATGAAATCATAGTCGCCGATACCCGGCCCCGGCGCGACTATTTGTACATTTCGGACCTGGTCGAGATGCTGATCCTGAGCATGGAACGGCGGGCGTCAGGAACCTACAACGCCGGTTCGGGCCGCTCCGCGAGTATCGCCGAGATTTTGAGCGTGCTTTGGTCGTTGGGTCTCGAGCCGAAGCCGCTTCGGTCCGAGAACAAGCCGCGCACGGAGGAAGTGCTCGACGTTATTGCCGATATTGGCAAAGCGAAACGCGAGCTCGGATGGATGCCCTGCGTCGGCCTTCGCGACGGATTGGCCGCGATGCTCGAATGCATGCGGGGGAAAAGCTGA
- a CDS encoding sugar phosphate nucleotidyltransferase — protein sequence MSRRAVVLAGGQGTRLRPYTITLPKPLMPLGDHPILEIIIRQLARFGFERVTLAVNHQADIIKAFFGDGSKWNIAIDYSLEPEPLSTIAPLTLIDDLPANFLLMNGDVLTDLNIGQLFDDHVRDGRLFTIAATHRRHVTDFGVLTTNSNGILSGFAEKPATDYLVSMGVYAASRDILDRVPRGRKFGFDDLMLELLRRGEQVRVYKYDGCWLDIGRPDDYSQAIEEFERGKDRFLG from the coding sequence ATGTCTAGGCGCGCGGTTGTACTCGCGGGCGGGCAGGGCACGCGCCTGAGGCCATATACCATAACGCTGCCGAAACCGTTGATGCCGCTCGGCGATCACCCGATTTTGGAAATAATAATTCGCCAGCTCGCGCGTTTTGGTTTCGAGCGCGTGACTCTCGCCGTGAATCATCAGGCTGACATTATCAAGGCATTTTTCGGTGACGGCTCGAAATGGAATATCGCGATTGACTATTCGCTCGAACCGGAGCCGCTCAGCACGATTGCGCCGCTCACGCTGATCGACGATTTGCCGGCGAATTTCCTGCTGATGAATGGCGATGTTCTCACCGATCTGAATATCGGCCAGCTTTTTGACGATCACGTGAGAGACGGGCGGCTATTCACTATTGCCGCGACGCATCGCAGGCATGTCACGGATTTCGGCGTACTGACTACTAACTCGAACGGCATTCTCAGCGGATTCGCCGAGAAGCCAGCAACGGACTACCTCGTTAGCATGGGCGTCTATGCTGCCAGCCGCGATATTCTCGACAGAGTACCCAGGGGCAGGAAGTTCGGTTTCGACGATCTGATGCTCGAATTGTTGCGCCGCGGAGAGCAGGTGCGGGTCTATAAATACGACGGCTGCTGGCTCGATATCGGGCGGCCCGATGATTATTCGCAGGCGATCGAGGAATTCGAGCGCGGCAAGGATCGGTTCCTTGGGTAA
- a CDS encoding FxLYD domain-containing protein, with translation MAALGILVAAIVYVLAHRWVARRIGPPFRIAIDNPAGAQPNAILDVTCCRQMEEVVFVHLTGRVRNVGPRPLKMVIARARYFDREGHEIASAQSMVNKPVLEPGDKPADFMITTPVNLAITRATVDFRQPAGQPIPARYRDFGFNLSD, from the coding sequence GTGGCTGCTCTAGGGATCCTGGTGGCAGCGATCGTGTACGTGCTCGCCCACCGATGGGTCGCGCGGCGCATCGGGCCGCCTTTTCGAATCGCGATCGACAACCCGGCGGGTGCTCAGCCCAATGCGATCCTCGATGTGACCTGTTGCCGCCAGATGGAAGAAGTCGTGTTCGTCCACTTAACCGGCCGCGTCAGAAACGTCGGTCCGCGACCGCTCAAGATGGTGATCGCTCGCGCGCGCTATTTCGATCGTGAGGGCCATGAGATCGCGTCGGCGCAGTCGATGGTCAACAAACCGGTCCTCGAACCGGGTGACAAGCCCGCGGACTTCATGATCACAACTCCGGTCAATCTCGCGATAACGCGAGCTACGGTCGACTTCCGCCAGCCTGCCGGCCAACCGATACCGGCCCGCTATCGCGACTTCGGCTTCAACTTGAGCGACTGA